The Streptococcus equi subsp. equi nucleotide sequence CTTAAATGACTATTTTATTTTTCCAGATAGCAATACATCATCAACAGCTGATGAAAATAATACATTTGTGGCCTCAGCTTACTAACTTAAGCCTCTAGAAATAAGGAAAAGCAACTGATTTGATAGCTAATAGCGCAGATAATATTTCTTTTCCAAGCTCAATAAGACTCAAAAATAAGTTCTTTGTAAGAAAAAATAAATCACTAACCAAATGAGATAAGCTTATTGCCCTTGCAATTATCTCAAGCTACTTCTTGTCCGAAACCACCCTAGATAGTTAACTACCACAAAACAATAGGTATCAGCTTTAAACTGATACCCATTGTTATATCCTGCGATTAGCCAATCAACTCAATCGTTACTTACTTTACCTTCAGCTAGCCATCTCACAAAATAGCATTGACAACCTTTTCATGTCATTTGGCCTATTGTGACTCAACAAAACAATAACGCCAATACAACGATAAGGTATGAGCGTTTTATTATCGCCTAATAACTCCCAATGATATTAGGCCTCTACCTAGCTGTTTATCACATTCTTTGTAAGTAGAGATTTCTTTATAGAATTTAGCCATTTCTACACTCATTGTTTCAACTCTTATCTGCTTAACAGCTAATTGACGCAGAGATTCAGATAGCATCATCACTTCTCTGTCAAAGTTACTTGACTCCCCTACTCTATCTTTAAATCTTACCAGAATGACTCGCTCTTCTGATGTTAAGGTTGGATCTAAAATTAAATTATAAACCTTATTTAGTATCTCTTCTTGCGTCAACATACCCAACTACCCTCTATACCCTGGATGGAAATAACCACCTCCTAAAGAGGATATCCAACCATTAACAATAACATCTTTAGTTGCTTCAAAATTACTTTTAGTAACAATATAGCCCCATTCGCCATTGCTATATCGGCAGGCATACCCATTAGAACCAGACATTACAAACTTACAAATTCCTTTGCCGCCACCCTCAATGTGAGCAAGCTTGTCAGCGTCTATAATATTAAATTGTTTCATTAATGTCATATTCATCGTGAATATCTCCTATATTTATTTTTTACCTGTTGCAAGCAACAAACCCAGTATAGCAGATAAATAACTGCTTTCAGTATTTAAGTCTTAAAATGTCGTCGAAACGTCTTGAATGGTAATGTCGCAACTGATTAAAAAAGAGTGTTAATATCATTATTCCCATTTAAGACGTTTCAACGACTATTCAAGACTAGCTCAGTTTTTTTCTGAGCTTTTGTGGCACAATAGAGTCGTTACAACAGAGAAAGGAAGCCAACCAATGACACTCTTTTATAAAAGAACCTTTGTATCACAAATAGATGCCAGAGATTGTGGCGTAGCTGCTCTAGCCTCAATCGCAAGGTATTATGGTTCAGATTATTCATTAGCTCATTTGAGAGAATTAGCAAAAACCAATAAGGAAGGGACAACAGCCCTCGGTATTGTCATGGCTGCTAAGGAAATGGGATTTGAAACCAGACCCATTCAAGCGGATATGACCCTCTTTGACATGGCAGACGTGCCCTATCCATTGATCGTCCATGTCAATAAAGAAGGAAAGCTACAGCACTACTATGTGGTCTACAAATCTAAAAAAGACTATCTTATCATTGGTGATCCCGATCCAATGGTCAAGGTCACAAAAATGTCCAAGGAACGCTTTGCTTCAGAATGGACAGGTGTCACCATATGTCTTGCTCCTAAGCCAAATTATAAACCACATAAAGACCAAAAAAATGGACTATTAGGCTTCTTTCCGCTTATTTTTAAACAGCGAACCCTTATATTTTATATCGTGTTAGCTTCTGTCTTGGTAACGGTCATTAATATTGCTGGTTCATACTATCTCCAGGGGATTTTAGACGAGTATATTCCAAATCAGCTGAAATCTACCTTAGGGATTGTATCAATTGGTCTCATCATTACCTATATACTCCAGCAGCTAATGAGCTTTTCTAGAGATTATCTTTTAACTGTCCTTAGCCAACGTCTTACGATTGATGTGATTCTGTCCTATATCCGCCATATTTTCGAATTGCCGATGTCCTTTTTTGCAACACGTCGAACAGGTGAGGTAACCTCGCGCTTTACAGATGCTAACTCTATTATTGATGCACTCGCTTCAACCATTTTATCCCTCTTTCTAGACCTCTCTATATTAGCTATTGTCGGAAGTGTTCTTTTGGTGCAAAATAGCAGGCTTTTTCTGCTATCTCTGATTTCTATCCCAGTATATACCATTATCATATGTGCCTTTATAAAGCCGTTTGAACAAATGAATCATGATGTGATGCAAAGCAATGCCATGCTAAGCTCTGCTATTATCGAAGATATCAACGGGATCGAAACCATAAAATCACTAACCAGTGAAGAAAACCGTTACCAAAAAATTGACAGCGACTTTGTGGATTACCTTGATAAGTCTTTTAAGCTTAGTAAATATACCATCTTACAAGCCACACTTAAGCAAGGAGCGCAGCTAATTCTGAATATCATCATTCTTTGGTTTGGGGCTCAACTGGTCATTAATGGTAAAATTTCAATCGGGCAATTAATTACCTTTAACACACTTCTTGCCTATTTTACAACCCCTTTAGAAAATATCATTAATCTTCAAACCAAGCTCCAAGCAGCTAAGGTTGCCAATAATCGTCTCAATGAGGTCTATCTTGTAGAGTCCGAATTTAAAGCCTCGCAAGCCTTATACGATTTATCGCTCTTACAGGGTGACATTCAGTTTGAAGCTGTTTCCTACAGGTATGGCTTTGGCAAGGATACATTATCAGATATTACATTAACCATTAAGCAGGGAGCAAAAGTAACCCTTGTTGGTGTCAGCGGCTCAGGAAAAACAACCCTAGCCAAGATGCTCGTCAATTTCTTTGAACCTTATAAAGGACGTATAACCATCAACCAAAACGATCTCAAGACCATTGATAAAAAGAATCTTCGACAATACATCAACTACCTTCCACAACAAGCCTATGTGTTTAATGGATCTATCTTAGAAAATCTAACCTTGGGAGCCAAGCAAGGCATCAGCCAGGAAGACATTCTTAACGCCTGTGAGATTGCTGACATTCGTCACGACATCGAGCAAATGCCAATGGGATACCAAACCGAGCTCTC carries:
- a CDS encoding bacteriocin immunity protein, encoding MLTQEEILNKVYNLILDPTLTSEERVILVRFKDRVGESSNFDREVMMLSESLRQLAVKQIRVETMSVEMAKFYKEISTYKECDKQLGRGLISLGVIRR
- a CDS encoding bacteriocin, with amino-acid sequence MNMTLMKQFNIIDADKLAHIEGGGKGICKFVMSGSNGYACRYSNGEWGYIVTKSNFEATKDVIVNGWISSLGGGYFHPGYRG
- the lagD_2 gene encoding bacteriocin transport/processing ATP-binding protein, which codes for MTLFYKRTFVSQIDARDCGVAALASIARYYGSDYSLAHLRELAKTNKEGTTALGIVMAAKEMGFETRPIQADMTLFDMADVPYPLIVHVNKEGKLQHYYVVYKSKKDYLIIGDPDPMVKVTKMSKERFASEWTGVTICLAPKPNYKPHKDQKNGLLGFFPLIFKQRTLIFYIVLASVLVTVINIAGSYYLQGILDEYIPNQLKSTLGIVSIGLIITYILQQLMSFSRDYLLTVLSQRLTIDVILSYIRHIFELPMSFFATRRTGEVTSRFTDANSIIDALASTILSLFLDLSILAIVGSVLLVQNSRLFLLSLISIPVYTIIICAFIKPFEQMNHDVMQSNAMLSSAIIEDINGIETIKSLTSEENRYQKIDSDFVDYLDKSFKLSKYTILQATLKQGAQLILNIIILWFGAQLVINGKISIGQLITFNTLLAYFTTPLENIINLQTKLQAAKVANNRLNEVYLVESEFKASQALYDLSLLQGDIQFEAVSYRYGFGKDTLSDITLTIKQGAKVTLVGVSGSGKTTLAKMLVNFFEPYKGRITINQNDLKTIDKKNLRQYINYLPQQAYVFNGSILENLTLGAKQGISQEDILNACEIADIRHDIEQMPMGYQTELSDGAGLSGGQKQRIALARALLTQAPILVLDEATSGLDILTEKKIIDRLMNMTDKTIIFVAHRLSIAERTDQIVVLNQGQIIETGSHQELMKQGGFYYHLFSE